From the Thunnus albacares chromosome 24, fThuAlb1.1, whole genome shotgun sequence genome, one window contains:
- the LOC122975995 gene encoding SLIT and NTRK-like protein 1 produces the protein MLLWIVLLNAALCVASGNVTRDVCKEQICSCNEIEGDLHIDCEKRSFTTLQHLTGPSSQFYHLLLHGNSLSRLFPNEFANFYNAVSLHLENNGLHDIVPGAFLGLQLVKRLHINNNKIRSFRKSTFLGLDDLEYLQADFNLLRDIDPAVFRDLNKLEVLILNDNLISALPINVFQHVPITHLDLRGNRIKTLPYEGILEQIPGIAEVLLEDNPWDCNCDLVSLKEWLENIPQNALIGSVICEAPTRLQGSDLNETSEADLCPSQSGGVDTSLVAPPTQDETSEPVAQAPRPTPYKPNGDSSGPPTPGGHGAKSRSKSRENWQLKTKPTPVLTGVNSDREHNVTCPQPCNCKLVGSRQGLGVNCEGKKIESLSNLKPKPLTAHELNMRDNNIHAVKKNQLLGYSSLNLLDLGGNNIKVIDNSTFQNQSELRWLYMDKNYLDTLIAEMFVGLVNLEYLSLEYNDIQLIVAGAFSPMPNLRVLFLNNNLLKSLPVDAFLGISLSKISLHNNYFPYLPVAGVLDQLNSIIQIDLHGNPWDCSCNIVPFKQWTEKLGADAIVSDLKCESPEEFWKRDFRYVRNDLMCPKLYDRISPTSLSKNSTFTLDSGTRSNSYLEPNRVSISVLVPGLLLVFVTSAFTVVGMLVFILRNRKRSKRREGNSSASEINSLQTVCDSSYWHSGPYHADGGAHRGFDCSTHLSTTNDA, from the coding sequence ATGCTGCTTTGGATTGTTCTGCTGAATGCGGCTCTTTGTGTTGCTAGTGGAAACGTTACAAGGGACGTTTGTAAGGAGCAGATATGCTCTTGCAACGAGATCGAGGGAGATCTGCACATAGACTGCGAAAAAAGGAGCTTCACCACTCTGCAGCATTTGACTGGCCCGAGCTCTCAGTTTTATCACTTGCTCTTGCACGGGAATTCTCTATCCAGGCTATTTCCCAACGAGTTCGCCAACTTTTACAATGCTGTGAGCCTGCATTTGGAAAACAATGGTTTGCACGACATTGTCCCCGGCGCCTTTCTGGGATTGCAGCTGGTGAAAAGGCTTCACATCAATAACAATAAGATAAGATCATTCAGGAAGAGTACATTTCTGGGGTTAGACGACTTGGAATATCTCCAAGCTGATTTTAATCTATTAAGGGATATTGACCCCGCCGTTTTCAGGGACCTAAATAAACTTGAAGTGTTAATACTTAACGACAACCTCATCAGTGCGCTACCTATAAACGTGTTTCAACATGTGCCCATTACGCATCTCGACCTGCGGGGAAACCGAATCAAAACGTTGCCTTATGAGGGGATCCTTGAACAAATACCGGGCATTGCGGAGGTTTTGTTGGAGGACAACCCGTGGGACTGTAACTGCGACCTGGTTTCTCTTAAGGAATGGCTGGAGAACATACCGCAGAACGCGCTTATTGGGAGCGTGATATGCGAGGCTCCCACCAGGCTGCAAGGGAGCGACTTGAACGAGACGTCAGAAGCGGATCTGTGCCCTTCACAGAGCGGCGGCGTGGACACCAGCCTGGTCGCCCCTCCCACCCAGGACGAGACCTCGGAGCCTGTGGCCCAGGCCCCGCGTCCCACGCCTTACAAGCCCAATGGGGACTCCAGTGGGCCCCCTACGCCTGGAGGCCACGGAGCCAAGAGTCGCTCCAAATCTCGTGAGAACTGGCAGCTGAAAACTAAGCCCACTCCAGTGTTGACAGGTGTGAACAGCGACAGAGAGCACAACGTGACGTGTCCCCAGCCGTGCAACTGCAAGCTGGTCGGCTCCAGACAAGGGCTGGGGGTCAACTGTGAGGGCAAAAAGATCGAGAGTTTATCTAACCTTAAACCTAAGCCCTTGACCGCTCACGAATTGAACATGAGAGATAACAACATACACGCAGTCAAAAAGAACCAGCTGCTTGGCTACTCCAGCCTCAACCTGCTTGATCTGGGTGGGAACAACATCAAGGTGATTGACAACAGCACTTTCCAAAACCAGAGCGAGCTGAGGTGGCTGTATATGGATAAGAACTACCTGGATACCCTGATAGCAGAGATGTTTGTGGGCCTTGTGAATCTGGAATATCTCAGTTTGGAATACAACGACATCCAGCTGATAGTGGCAGGTGCATTCAGCCCCATGCCAAATCTGAGGGTTCTGTTCCTCAACAACAACTTGCTGAAATCTTTGCCCGTGGATGCTTTCCTTGGGATTTCTTTATCCAAAATTAGTCTGCATAATAATTATTTCCCCTATCTCCCCGTGGCTGGCGTGTTAGACCAGCTCAATTCAATCATACAGATCGATTTGCACGGGAATCCGTGGGATTGCTCGTGCAACATCGTGCCCTTCAAACAGTGGACGGAGAAACTCGGGGCTGATGCGATAGTGAGTGATCTCAAGTGCGAGTCCCCAGAAGAGTTCTGGAAACGAGATTTCCGCTACGTCCGGAACGACCTCATGTGCCCCAAACTCTATGACAGAATCTCCCCCACCTCCCTGTCCAAAAACAGCACTTTCACCCTGGACTCGGGGACGCGCTCGAACTCTTATTTGGAGCCGAACAGGGTCTCCATCTCGGTGCTCGTCCCCGGGTTGCTGCTGGTGTTTGTCACGTCCGCTTTCACTGTTGTAGGAATGCTTGTCTTTATTTTGCGGAATCGAAAGAGATCAAAGCGGAGGGAGGGGAACTCTTCTGCGTCGGAGATCAATTCCTTACAGACAGTGTGTGACTCGTCTTATTGGCACAGCGGGCCTTATCACGCAGACGGGGGCGCGCACCGGGGTTTCGACTGCAGCACGCACCTCTCCACGACAAACGATGCGTAA